A stretch of Methanobrevibacter sp. DNA encodes these proteins:
- a CDS encoding TIGR04165 family Cys-rich peptide has product MKFEELIAPCPKCGSKDKIAHRKMLDNHRAHAEMDTVKCEECGYIFFVNENMDPDEKKQLLNELNKIHG; this is encoded by the coding sequence ATGAAATTTGAAGAATTGATTGCTCCATGTCCTAAATGTGGTTCAAAAGATAAAATCGCTCACAGAAAAATGTTAGACAATCATAGGGCGCATGCTGAAATGGATACTGTAAAATGTGAAGAATGCGGTTACATATTCTTTGTAAATGAAAATATGGATCCGGATGAGAAAAAACAATTATTAAACGAATTAAATAAGATACACGGTTAA
- a CDS encoding aldo/keto reductase — MQNRLIKKTGDEVSPLGFGAMRLPLKNGKIDRQKATEQIYYAIDNGVNFIDTAYLYGDSEKFLGEILKGEYKDKVKICTKLPSINVRKYEDMEYYLNEQLKRLQRDSIDYYLIHSVDLKTVNRLLKKGLIEFLNKAKSEGKIKHVGFSYHGVKEEFDLLIDGYDWDVVMVQYNYFDENVQARTDGIEYAASKGMGVFVMEPLKGGILAGKMPSDAEEIFKKADSNKTTAQWALQWVLNNRNVSCVFSGMNSIEQIKDNIEIADKTSPMSMTFEELETVELVKRVMRNALRINCSTCGYCMPCPRGVNIPECLKIYNEKYLFNHKGFMNPSFFDYYQYVGGIMGKAGNAGLCNGCGKCLRKCPQKLDIVSELKKVKKEFEIPAMRYVLPIAKNIGIPIYKQIVKILNR; from the coding sequence ATGCAAAACAGATTAATCAAAAAAACAGGCGACGAAGTTTCTCCATTGGGTTTTGGAGCAATGAGGTTGCCTTTAAAGAACGGTAAAATCGACAGACAGAAAGCAACCGAACAAATCTATTATGCTATTGATAATGGAGTTAACTTTATTGACACTGCTTATTTATATGGTGATAGTGAGAAGTTTTTAGGAGAAATCCTAAAGGGGGAGTATAAGGACAAAGTTAAAATCTGCACAAAACTGCCTTCAATCAATGTCAGAAAGTATGAAGATATGGAATATTATCTGAATGAACAGTTAAAAAGGCTTCAAAGGGATTCGATTGATTATTATCTTATTCATTCAGTGGATTTGAAAACTGTTAACAGATTACTCAAAAAAGGACTGATTGAGTTTTTAAATAAGGCTAAAAGTGAAGGCAAAATTAAACATGTGGGCTTTTCATATCATGGTGTTAAAGAGGAGTTTGACCTCTTGATTGATGGTTATGACTGGGACGTTGTGATGGTTCAGTATAACTACTTTGATGAAAACGTTCAGGCCCGTACCGATGGAATTGAATATGCAGCTTCAAAGGGCATGGGCGTTTTTGTAATGGAGCCTTTAAAGGGAGGAATTCTTGCAGGAAAAATGCCTAGTGATGCTGAAGAAATATTTAAAAAGGCTGATTCTAATAAAACTACTGCACAATGGGCTCTTCAATGGGTTTTAAACAATCGAAATGTGAGTTGTGTATTTTCTGGAATGAATTCGATCGAGCAGATAAAGGACAATATTGAAATCGCAGATAAAACATCTCCAATGTCAATGACTTTTGAAGAGTTGGAAACCGTAGAACTGGTTAAAAGGGTAATGAGAAATGCCTTAAGGATTAACTGTTCAACCTGTGGATATTGTATGCCTTGTCCTAGGGGAGTAAATATTCCTGAATGTCTAAAAATATACAATGAAAAATATCTGTTTAATCATAAAGGATTTATGAATCCTTCTTTTTTTGATTATTATCAGTATGTTGGCGGAATTATGGGAAAAGCGGGCAATGCCGGTTTGTGCAATGGCTGTGGAAAATGCCTAAGAAAATGCCCTCAAAAATTGGATATTGTTTCAGAGCTTAAAAAAGTAAAAAAAGAGTTTGAAATACCTGCAATGAGGTATGTATTACCTATTGCTAAAAATATTGGTATTCCAATCTATAAACAAATTGTTAAAATTCTAAATCGTTAA
- a CDS encoding glycosyltransferase family 2 protein, giving the protein MKSIVIVPALNEEAAIGQIVEKSLKYVDDVLVIDDGSSDNTSIIAEKSGARVIKHPTNLGKGVSLKDAFSEVSGYDIVVTIDGDGQHNPDEIPELINPIKESQADLVNGSRYLDGFDEETPAYRRVGQRVLDIATNITSGTHVTDSQSGFRAFNGNTIKYYRFRDTGFGIESEMLADAAEHDLKIMEVPITVRYDVENSSTKGPITHGVGVLMKIVIDKIIRTLRR; this is encoded by the coding sequence ATGAAATCTATTGTTATTGTTCCTGCACTAAATGAGGAAGCGGCCATTGGGCAAATTGTTGAAAAATCATTAAAATATGTTGATGATGTTCTTGTCATTGACGATGGAAGCAGTGACAACACTTCTATAATTGCCGAAAAATCTGGTGCAAGGGTAATTAAACATCCGACCAACTTGGGGAAGGGAGTTTCACTTAAGGATGCCTTCAGTGAAGTTTCAGGATATGATATTGTTGTAACAATTGACGGTGACGGTCAGCACAATCCTGATGAAATACCTGAACTGATAAATCCTATCAAAGAAAGTCAGGCAGATTTAGTGAATGGCAGCAGATATTTGGATGGCTTTGATGAGGAAACACCTGCATACAGGCGTGTCGGTCAAAGAGTATTGGATATTGCAACAAATATCACTTCCGGCACTCATGTTACTGATTCTCAAAGTGGATTTAGGGCATTCAATGGAAACACCATTAAATATTACAGATTTAGGGATACTGGTTTTGGTATAGAAAGTGAAATGCTTGCTGATGCGGCTGAACATGATTTAAAGATAATGGAAGTTCCAATCACAGTTCGTTATGATGTTGAAAATTCCTCAACTAAAGGACCTATAACTCATGGTGTTGGAGTTTTAATGAAAATTGTAATAGATAAGATTATCAGAACACTAAGACGATAA
- a CDS encoding NAD(P)-dependent oxidoreductase, with translation METQRILVTGGSGFIGTNLCNELRSRGHEVLAVDLLHHEGEADLYSDSYSDYVRGDVRSYRQMERIFDDNDKFDYVYHLAAEYGRWNGEGYYEKLWQTNVIGLKNMIRLQEKLDFRMISFSSAEVYGDYEGIMSEDVMENIPISQTYQMNDYAISKWAGELMCMNSATMFGTETVRVRPVNCYGPHEAYSPYKGFIPIFIYKALHGLPYSVHMGHKRIIDYVEDTVRTFANIVDNFIPGEVYNVGSKQEWERDIKQYSDMVLDAVGVDDSLVTYTPAEEFTTKVKTIDFSKAIRDLKHDPQVPPEEGIKRTVEWMKDYYRIE, from the coding sequence ATGGAAACTCAAAGAATTTTAGTCACTGGCGGAAGCGGATTTATCGGAACCAACCTTTGCAATGAGCTTAGAAGCAGAGGCCATGAAGTTTTAGCAGTGGATTTATTGCACCATGAGGGGGAAGCCGATTTATATTCAGATTCCTATTCTGATTATGTTAGGGGAGATGTTAGAAGCTATCGTCAAATGGAAAGAATTTTTGATGATAATGATAAATTTGATTATGTTTACCATCTTGCAGCGGAATATGGAAGATGGAACGGTGAAGGATACTATGAAAAACTCTGGCAAACCAATGTAATCGGTCTTAAAAACATGATTAGACTGCAAGAAAAACTGGACTTCAGAATGATTTCATTTTCATCTGCAGAAGTATATGGCGACTATGAGGGAATAATGAGTGAAGACGTAATGGAAAATATTCCTATTTCTCAAACTTATCAAATGAATGACTATGCTATTTCTAAATGGGCAGGTGAGCTCATGTGCATGAATTCAGCTACAATGTTTGGAACAGAAACAGTACGTGTAAGACCGGTTAACTGTTACGGTCCTCATGAGGCATACTCACCATATAAAGGTTTCATTCCAATCTTCATTTATAAAGCTTTACATGGACTTCCTTACTCTGTTCATATGGGTCACAAAAGGATTATCGATTATGTTGAGGATACCGTAAGGACTTTTGCCAATATTGTTGATAATTTCATCCCCGGAGAAGTTTACAATGTAGGCAGTAAACAGGAATGGGAAAGGGACATTAAGCAGTATTCCGATATGGTTCTGGATGCTGTGGGAGTTGATGATTCACTGGTTACCTACACTCCTGCTGAAGAATTCACTACAAAAGTAAAGACTATTGACTTTTCAAAAGCTATTCGTGATTTAAAACATGATCCTCAAGTTCCACCTGAAGAAGGTATTAAAAGAACTGTTGAATGGATGAAAGATTATTATAGAATAGAATAG
- the galU gene encoding UTP--glucose-1-phosphate uridylyltransferase GalU: protein MKAVIPAAGFGTRFLPATKAQPKEMLPVYDKPTIQYVIEEAVASGIDDILIVTGRNKRSIEDHFDKSFELEHTLHNAGKYKSLKQVRAITDLADICYVRQKEQKGLGDAIYCAKKHVGGEPFAVLLGDSITKGPTPCTKQLIDVYEKYDSSAISLEAVPKEKVERYGIIKGTEVESNVYNIEKLVEKPLAHQAPSNLAIMGRYVLTPDIFDKIDETEPGVGGEIQLTDALQKLDAIYGVTFEGKTYDIGNRFEWLKTSIEFALEDPEYKDDLVEYMEEMIKEA from the coding sequence ATGAAAGCCGTAATTCCAGCAGCAGGTTTTGGAACAAGATTTTTACCTGCTACTAAAGCGCAACCTAAAGAAATGTTGCCAGTTTATGACAAGCCAACAATTCAATATGTTATCGAAGAAGCTGTAGCTTCCGGGATAGATGATATTTTGATTGTAACCGGTAGAAATAAGAGATCCATTGAAGATCATTTTGACAAGTCCTTTGAACTTGAACATACCCTACATAATGCCGGCAAATATAAAAGCCTCAAACAGGTTCGTGCAATCACAGATTTGGCCGACATTTGCTATGTGAGACAAAAAGAACAGAAAGGTCTCGGAGATGCAATTTACTGTGCTAAAAAGCATGTCGGAGGAGAACCGTTTGCCGTACTTTTAGGGGATTCAATCACTAAAGGACCAACTCCATGCACAAAACAGTTGATTGATGTTTATGAAAAATATGATTCATCAGCAATTTCCCTTGAAGCGGTTCCTAAAGAAAAAGTTGAAAGATATGGTATTATTAAAGGAACTGAAGTTGAAAGCAATGTTTATAATATTGAAAAACTTGTTGAAAAACCATTGGCTCATCAAGCACCATCCAATCTAGCCATTATGGGAAGATATGTATTGACACCTGATATCTTTGATAAAATCGATGAAACAGAGCCTGGTGTTGGTGGTGAAATTCAGCTAACAGACGCACTTCAAAAATTGGATGCAATTTATGGGGTGACCTTTGAGGGAAAAACCTATGATATAGGAAACAGATTCGAATGGCTGAAAACATCTATCGAATTTGCATTGGAAGATCCTGAATATAAAGATGATTTGGTCGAGTATATGGAAGAAATGATTAAAGAGGCATAA